In the Gorilla gorilla gorilla isolate KB3781 chromosome 1, NHGRI_mGorGor1-v2.1_pri, whole genome shotgun sequence genome, atctcgccattgcacttcagcctgggtgacagagcaaggctccgtctcaaaaaaaaaaaaaagaaaagagttcatGGAAGTTTTCTTTAAGTATCtagtaatcatttaaaaattatttgagttaAAAGTAATTGagtctctgattttttttgttttttgagacagagttttgttctcattgtccagactagagtccagtggcacaatctcagctcactgcaacctccacctcccaggttcaagcaattctcctgcctcagcctcccgagtagctgggattacaggcgtgtgccaccatgcctggctaattttgtatttttagtagagacggggtttctccatgttgaccaggctggtctcgaactcccgacctcaggtgatctgctcgcctcagcctcccaaagtgctaggattacaggcatcagccaccacacctggctcaagtctctgatttttttttttttttttttttttttgcggcagagttttgctcttgttgcccaggctggagtgcaatggtgccatcttggctcatcacaacctctacctcccgggttcgagcgattctcctgcctcagcctcctgagtagctgggattacaggcatgcaccaccacacctggctaattgtgtatttttagtagcgacggggtttctccatgttgatcaggctggtctcaaactcctgacctcaggtgatctgcctgcctcagcctcccaaagtgctaggattacaggcatcagccaccacacctggctcgagtctctgatttttaaaactcttcgTAATACCCCTTTATCCACTTCTTCATAGATGGTAATAACGTATAATTGGTGACATTTCACATCGCTTTGGGCTTATAAAGAATGTATTTTGACTTCAGGCATTTGTGTTTACTGTGCCATCAGCCTCTAGttcattttacttattcttttcttctccagGTTTTTCGTTGGAATATACGTTGCACATTTATGGCGATTCTGAGTGTGAGGGCAGACTTCTGCCAGGCTCAGCACAGCATTTTCGCTGACAAGTGAGCTTGGAGGTTCTATGTGCCATAATTAACATTGCCTTGAAGACTCCTGGACACCGAGACTGGCCTCAGAAatagttggcttttttttttttaattgcaagcATATTTCTTTTAATGACTCCAGTAAAATTAAGCATCAAGTAAACAAGTGGAAAGTAACCTACACTTTTAACTTGTCTCACTAGTGCCTAAATGTAGTAAAGGCTGCTTAAGTTTTGTATGTAGTTGGATTTTTTGGAGTCCGAAGGTATCCATCTGCAGAAATTGAGGCCCAAATTGAATTTGGATTCAAGTGGATTCTAAATACTTTGCTTATCTTGAAGAGAGAAGCTTCATAAGGAATAAACAAGTTGAATAGAGAAAACACTGATTGATAATAGGCATTTTAGTggtctttttaatgttttctgctGTGAAACATTTcaagatttattgatttttttttttttcactttccccATCACACTCACACGCACGCTCACACTTTTTATTTGCCATAATGAACCGTCCAGCCCCTGTGGAGATCTCCTATGAGAACATGCGTTTTCTGATAACTCACAACCCTACCAATGCTACTCTCAACAAGTTCACAGAGGTAAGATTGTAGCATGGTCTACTTTTTGGATTGATTTCTAGgtaaaatcccattaaaaaattcTCTTAGCACAAAgccatttatttctgtatttggagTCATCCTGCCAATCCTGGTTTGAATTGGGTTGGGTTAGTTACAGCAGATTTTTTCAAgaacattttatgaaatttggGGACTGTAGAGATATCTAGTActgttttctctgtgttctttctACATTTATTGACAGGTTTTTTTGGTCAAACATTCAGTAatgataattaacatttattgaccaCAATATGCACCTAGCATTATAATAAACAGTGTTACACATTATGCAACGAGCAATGTTTGTGCTTGAGGTCACAAATACAAAAACCCTATGAGGTGTAGATACCATTATTTCCCTCTTACCAatgaggaaacaggttcagagCCATTTAGTAATTTGCCTAATGGCGCATAGTATGTGGTGGAACTAATGTACTTGCCTAGGTGTCTGACACTAAAAACCATTCTGTATGTACTTCAGATATTCTAACCACCTTTGATGAAAAGGCACCCCCAGACTACTTCGTTGTAATAATCGTATACAAGGGTCCAGAAACTTGGGTGAAGGAAAGGTGGTAGAGGTAGTATTTTTATGTCAgatccttaatattttttctattggtAGGAGAAAAAACTCTTTGTACTTCTTTGAGCAAGCATTTGaacataagctttttttttttttttggagacggagtctcgctcttcaccaggctggagtgcagtggcactatctcagctcactgcaagctccgcctcccgggttcacgccattctcctgcctcagcctccctggtagctgggactacaggcacctgccaccactcccggctaattttttgtatttctagtagagacgggatttcaccatgttagccaggatggtcttgatttcctgaccttgtgatctgtcacctcggcctcccaaagtgctgggattacaggcatgagcgaccgtgcccagcccctttttttttttttttttttttgagacggagtgcagtggcacgatcttggctcaccgcaacctgcacctcccaggtttaagcgattctcctgcctcagctcccaagtagctgggactacaggcgcgcgccaccacacccagctaatttttgtatttttagtagagacgaagtttcaccgtgttggccaggatggtcttgatctcttgacctcgtgatccgcctgcctcggcctcccaaaatgctgggattacaggcgtgagccactgcacctgaccagaaCATAAGCTTTTTAATCATTCTTGGGTTGTTGAGTTTAAATGATTTTTCTTGCTGTATTTATGGAGTAGAGTTAGAAAGGTGGGTGAACTCTTagtgattttcattttatagatgggaaaactgagaccaAAAGAGGTTttgacttgcttaaggtcacaaaTACCATAAAAAATTTTATCACAACTTTTCAATGAATTGGCTATTACAGAGTTTAGTTTAATgggattttatttgtattttgaaacatttttaaaattcctgacAATACTTCTACCTTCCTTGAGTCTGTATTATAAGAAGGcctttttgtgaaaaatgaagtCCTTtagcaattaaaataattttacacttCAGATAACTAAATGATGGACCCTTCTTATAGGATATCACTGTGCCTGCTTATTTATACTTATAATTCCCTGAGCTTCTTAACTTTGTATACACAGTGTACAAGTTGATTCTAGGCCTGTATGCCCTCAGATTGTTCAGTCACCTTTAAGCCTGGCTGAATTATGTGGTACTATTTTCAACCTGTGGATTCCTTGGCCATAGTCTCCAGAAGTGGCACAGGCCACTGTCCTCCTGCAACTATAAAAAAGATATTGGTAGCCCCTTGAAGACAGGTAGTCACTGGGTTAGGGATTCACCGTAGGGAGAGTTTTAAAGGAGCAAGGCTTCTGGCTATAACTGCATTAGCTGTCTTTTTAATATaccactttttttcttaatttcagaattttatttcttttaaaaaagcatgtttctttcataaaaatataaagaaacataagCAAAAAGAATTTAACAACATTTAATTGTTAATAACTGGCTTCTAGATGTTTTCTCTGCATATATCTGTATGCATAAATACACATACAGATAGGAtcacactatatattttttaaaatctttccccGTCTTCCTTGGTATTGTTTTTATAGCTGTCATAGTGTTCACTATATGGATGTGCCATACTTCTTTAATCATTCCCTTATTTTTGGACCATTAATGTGGTTTCTAATTTTTCACCATTCCAGTTTGCGGTGAACGTGCTGTTACCTAAATCTTTGTATAtgtctttaattatttcttttgtataAACTCCCAGAAGTAGAATTTTGAGGTTGCAGTGTGTGTGAACTTTTGTATAAGTTTTCACGTTATGCTACCAAATTGCCCTTTAGAAAGGTGAGTCTTACACTGCCACTGAGATTTCATGAGTGTCCATTGAATATATAACCACAATGAGAACAGTTCTGATCTTTGTCTAAAaatgtatctcattgttttaatttataatagtacatttctttttttctttttttttttttttggagacggagtctcgctctgtcgcccaggctggagtgcagtgacacgatctcggctcactgcagtatctgcctcctgggttcaaacgattctcctgcctcagcctcctgagtagctgggattacaggcccgtgccaccacactcagctgatctttgtatttttaatagagacggggtttcactatgttggtcaggctggtcttgaactccttaccttgtgatatgcccgcctcaggcctcccaaagtgctgggattataggcgtgaaccaccccgCCCGGCCTATAATAGTACATTTCTACATTTTTGGCTGTAGGTTTCAAAAACAAGttccattataatttttttttttttttaaaggaacttaAGAAGTATGGAGTGACGACTTTGGTTCGAGTTTGTGATGCTACATATGATAAAGCTCCAgttgaaaaagaaggaatccacGTTCTAGTGAGTGTGtagtatttaaatttttcaaaacaagTTGTATCTttcaaacataaatatttataaaactaggccaggtgcactggctcacacctataatcccaatatcgtgggaagatcacttgaacccaggagttcaagaccagcctgggcaatgtggcgagaTCTCATCTGTACAGATAATTAAAAAACTGGTggggcatgttggtgcacacctgtggtcccagctacttgggtttTTGAGGtgagggaatcacttgagcccaggtggttgagactgcagtgagctgtggccacgccaccacattccagcctgggtgacagagggaaaccccgtctcaaaaaagaaaaaaaaaatttaaaacttggtattaggtgggcacggtggcacacatctgtagtcccagctacttgggaggctgaagtgagaggatcgcctgagcctgggaggtcaaggttgcagtgagccttgattatgccactgcactccagcctggatgacagagtaagaccttgtctcaaaaacaaaaacaaaaaaaccctggcaGTAatacttttggatttttttaaggtTGTAGTGGAAAATACATTATTGATAGCAATCTTTCAAATTCTTTTGGATTAACAAATTGGCAGTTTTGTTCATTTGTGCTCTTAAAGCCTGCAAATCATAGTATTTTCAactaataaaaagcaaaattcagTGTGCTCTTATTTTAACAACATGTAAATttgcaagttttattttttaggaaattAATGCAATATTTAGCTTTTGTTTCTAGGCTACTAATTTGAATATAATGAAAGTAATTTCCATCAGACATTCTTAAGTCCATGTGGAACTCTGCCACTTTGCAAGTACAAGATTAGTTACTTAATATTTTGTGGATAATTTGTAGGAGGCAAAAAGGTGGGATAAGAGGATGAGGAGAGGTAGAAGGCGTCTTGCTCCAGAGTAATCAGCATAGTTTCTGATACTTTTTGTTAGGTTTCTGAGGAGCTTTAGTGTGATTAGATTTCTTATCTAGCTCAATTTGAGCACAAAGTGattggaattattttaaattaagttccTTTTTAGCATCAAAATAGGCTGTTTCCTTATAGCAAATGGGAGCGTCAGATTAGttaacattttattctttcttccctaAGTAGTTGTCTAAGTTGTAGGAGCAGCTTTTAGGAGCACGTAATGAAATGATCTTGTACTTTTAGATGTCTTTGAGCTGTTGGTTTGATTTTGGGAAGGTTATGTAGTAGGAAGAGAACTGGAGATTTTATAAGGAGTTAGGTAGGAAGAACGTAATAAGGAAGATACTGGTTTAAGGTTATGTTCCTGCTTCTTATTGAGAGGTAGTTCTGTAGTCTTTATTATATTGGTCAGTGGTTGGGAAGGCAGTTGATGCAAAAAGAATAATGACCTATTGGTAAGGCAGTCCTCTTATATCTGATCCATAGTTTCCTCATGTCCATTTtggtgaaaataaaaactaaatagccaaatgtgttttaaaaaaatgtgttttagggccctgtgtggtggctcatgcctgttcccaccactctgggaggccaaggtgggtggatcacttgagtccaggagttccaagactagtggggcaacatggtgaaaccctgtctctccgaaaaatacaaaaattagctggacgtgatggtatgcacctatactcccagctacttgggaggttgaggtgggaggatcacctgaacccgggaggtcaaggctgcagtgagccatgattgtgctgctgtgctccagcttgggtgacagagaccttgtcaatcaatcagtcaataatGTGTTTTAATAGTTTGGCATGGTAATAATTTGCTTCCAGTCAAATTTCTAAATGACTTTACTGTCCACTGCTGGAAATCACTGGGAATGAGTGTAAACGTGTCAAATGCAGCCCTGTGTTTAAAAAGtagtaataaaatttaaacttctgAAAATAAGCTGCAtacaagtttattttgctgcattATGAATATGTTCTCTAGTGAGCAAAAATCAACTTGTTTTGACAGATGGCAGAGTGAGAAAATGACTGGATTGACCATAGTCTGTTTGAGTCAGTAATGTTGGTAGACATCTTTGTGAAATAGAAATGAACTAAAGAACTTGAACTAGTTTGTAGAAGATAATGGTAGGCCTAAGATTTATTCCAGGCCTttaaatttaggtttttttttttttgttttaaatagctgtgatctgggaaatgcaaatcaaaagtacaatatgataccaccttactcctgtaagaatggccataatcaaaaaattaaaaaaaaaatagatgttgtcagggatgtggtgaaaagggaacacttgtacactgctggtgggaatgtaaactagtacaaccactatagaaaacagtgtggagattccttaaagaactaaaagtagaactatcatttgatccagcaatcccattactgggtatctacccagaggaaaacaagtcattaaaaacaaacaaacaaataaataaatagctatgATCAGATAAAATGAAAGGTTTAACTTACACTTGAAAAAACAAGGGCATTTAGCCTTAAGCTTGGAATTTCCTTTTCCCAGACAGAGATTTTAAGAATTAATCTAATTTTGCTAGGTGAAGAGGGTTTTGGAACATTTCATGGTAAGAGGATATCCCCAAATAAGGCCTGTCAGTCCTCTGAATGCTCTTGCAAACCAGACACACATTGGAATAGACTAATGGTGGTTTTAGCTGTATCAATTTGAGGTTCAGATGTTTCTAAAtgattaatgattttttaaaaaatagacactaCTTATATGAGTAAGTGAAGCatgttttatattgtttcttAACTAGGTCCATTTTAGGGAGTATTAGAGGAAGTAAGCTCTTGACTAAGGTACTGGTTTTATTGCTATTTACAGTTAAACTCTCTAGTGACATTTATAATAACACGGACAGTCCTTTAATTATGGGGCGTAGTTGTCAACTCAGACATGTACTGTTTTGGCTAATGGGCTACATGAAGTGTTCTAGTGGTGCCAATAATGAATGCAGAATCAATTTAATGCtgtcacttttctctttttcctcccctGATATCTTAAAGTGTCCTTATCCAATCTCATTAGAATAgccttatgtttttaaaaaaaattcctaacaGTGTTTTTGCATTTCTATCTTTGGAGCTTAGATGGCAGGAGGGAAGGCTTGTAAAATGTCAGCCCCCAGTCCCCCTCCTCCACTCCCCATTTGTGTTGGTTTCTTAGGACCTCTTGCTAAGTAGTGAGGAAGATAAACCCCTGCCTATACTGTGAATGCTCATGGGATTAGTCTTAATTGAAAGATAGCCCAAATAGGTGAATACAGAAGGAGAAAGGGATACTTGACAAAATGGTCTCCATTTGCCCAGGACCCTGTCATGCAGCACTGTCCTTGTTAAATGGGGACATATATAATTTAGTaagcactttaaaaatacttgtgCTTGCCTTTTAATAAGCACAAAGATGGTAGTTTGTTTCTGTTATGATTTCCTAACTATTGGAGATTTCTTATCAGATAACCTTTCTCTAAAGATGTCATAACTTAgttatcttgaattataatcttgAATTATCTGTAGAGACCAATGAGACACCAGTTGGTATGCTTTGCCAGAGTGGACTTTTAAATCATGTTGACATGTGCTGTGTCCTCTGTTACTTTGTCTTGGCTTTAATTGCAGTTTTGTCTATTATGTCTAATTACTACTCTATTCAGATATCATATTTGGGAGAACACTAGCTCTTATGACTCTGATAGAGATTTCTGTAAGTTTTTGTAAATTCAGATGTGTGCGACACTGCATTGAGAAGGCTAATTTATTTGGCAAACTTTAATTTCAATCCTGGATCATTTTACAGCAATGATCAGAATTGTGTTAACAATAGGTATATATAGTGCAGTTAGTTCAGTTAGGCCTGCCGTGTGTACTGTGTGCAGGTATTCTGTATTAGGATGTTAATCATGGAGAAAATACCAGTTTAATGTAAAAGGTCATTTCTTTTCAGGATTGGCCATTTGATGATGGAGCTCCACCCCCTAATCAGATAGTAGATGATTGGTTAAACCTGTTAAAAACCAAATTTCGTGAAGAGCCAGGTTGCTGTGTTGC is a window encoding:
- the LOC129534211 gene encoding uncharacterized protein, coding for MAILSVRADFCQAQHSIFADK
- the PTP4A2 gene encoding protein tyrosine phosphatase type IVA 2 isoform X1 gives rise to the protein MNRPAPVEISYENMRFLITHNPTNATLNKFTEELKKYGVTTLVRVCDATYDKAPVEKEGIHVLDWPFDDGAPPPNQIVDDWLNLLKTKFREEPGCCVAVHCVAGLGRAPVLVALALIECGMKYEDAVQFIRQKRRGAFNSKQLLYLEKYRPKMRLRFRDTNGHCCVQ